Part of the Microbacterium sp. Clip185 genome is shown below.
CTTGTCGAACGCGACGTTGTCGCCGAAGTTCCACCACAGACCGAGCGAGATCGGCGGCAGGTACAGGCCCGAACGGCCGACCTGGCGGTAGTCCATGGCACCGTAGCGCTCGTCGGCGGCGGTGTACGGACGGTGGATCTCGGGGACGTTCGGACGGAATCGCGGGGCAGTCACCCCTGCAGCCTATCCACGGGGACCTATGAACGCGGGCCCTTGCGAAACTCGCCCGTAATGCGCGGGCTCTACGCTGACGAGATGGTCTCTCTGTCTGCTCTTCCCGCCGACCCCCACCCCTGGGCGGCGCTCCTGACGCGTGAGGACGTCGTGCTCGAATCGGGCATGCTCCACCTCCGTCACGACGATCTCTCCCCCCACGACGCGCATCTCGCGGATCTCGCGATGATCGCGGATGCGTTGACGGATGCCGGCGTCGAGCCACTGCTGGTGCGCCACGGCCTGCGCGACGAGGCGGTCGTCGTGGACGTGGCCGATCAGGACCGCGCCTGGGCCGCGGTGACAGGGCTGTGCACGAGAGAGCCCGTGTACGTGAAGCCCAAAGGCCTGAGCACGGTGCCCGCCCCGGATCACGCCCCGCGCCGCGGCGCCCCCAGCGCCCTTCGCGTCTTCCGACCGCGACTCGCGGGGTCGCTGCGCTACGGCGCGTCGTATGGCGTGCGCCTGGAGTTCTGGCGCTTCGGCGACGAGACGGTCGAGGCGCCGCACGCCAACGCGCTGACCCGGCGCATCATCGCGGCCGCAGACCTCGAGCGCGTCACCATCCGCCGTCACGGCCGCACGTGGCAGAGCCTGAGGGGCATGTTCGACCCGCATCCGAACGAGATGGTCGACGACATCGACATGGTCTTCTCGTGGGTAGACGGCTCGTCCAGCGAGTTCCAGCGCCAGCGCGCAGCGCAGATGGCGGGCTATGTCGTGGGCGAGGGCGACGACGGCCCGGCTCGCTACCGCCACGTCGACGAACTGCGCTACGCCCTGCGAAGCGTCCACATGTACGCGCCGTGGGTGCGTCGCATCTTCATCGCCACCGATTCGCCTACGCCTGCCTGGCTGGCCGACCATCCGCGGGTGACAGTCGTGCGCAGCGAGGAGTTCTTCGCCGACACCTCGGTGCTGCCGATCCACAACTCGCACGCCGTCGAGGCGCAGCTGCACCGCATCGACGGTCTCGCCGAGCACTTTCTCTACTCGAACGACGACATGTTCTTCGGGCGACCCGTCGCTCCCGAGCTGTTCTTCTCCCCTGCCGGCATCTCGAAGTTCGTGGAGTGCGACGTGCGCATCGGCACAGGGCCGAACGCGCCGCACCGCAGCGGCCACGACAACGCGCTGCGCGTGAACCGGGAGCTCCTGCGCGAGCGCTTCGGACGCACCATCACGCACGACCTCGAGCACTGCGCCACCCCGCTTCGGCGCAGCGTGATGGCCGAGCTGGAGCAGACGTTCGCCGAGGACTTCGCCCGCACCGCCGCATCCCGTTTCCGCTCGGCCACCGACATCTCGGTGACCAACAGCCTCTATCACTACTACGCCGCCTTCACCGGTCGCGCGGTCGCGACGACCGCACCGCGCACCCGCTACTACCAGACGACCATGGCCGAGTCACTGCGACGCATGAGCAGACTGTCCGAGCGACGCGACGTCGACATGTTCTGCCTCAACGACGGCGGTTCGGCCGAGGTTCCCGAAGAGGTACGCGTGCGCGTGGTGACCGAGCTTCTGGAGCGCATGTTCCCGGTGCGCGCACCGTGGGAGCTGCCCGCGGTCAGCGCAGGATCGGGATGGGAGCGGTCGGAGGCGTCCGTCCAGCGCTGACGTCCTGGGCGATGCCCGCCGAGTGGAGGCGACGCTGCGCCTCGACCGGGTCGATGTACTCGAGCGGATGCGGCGCGTCGACCGCGACGACGGAGTGCACGACGGTCTCGGCGAACACGTGCACGAGGTTGTACGCCTGCGAGCCGTCCTGCGGGCGCGTGCCGCCGACGGGGACGGTGAGGTCCTGGGCATAGCAGGTCGAGGACGCGACCGAGACCGGGATGCCGGCGAACGTCGCGAAGGTCGAGTAGTGCAGGTGACCGGCGATGATCGCGCGCACGTCGCTGCCGCGCAGCACGTCTGCGAGCGCGCGCTGATCGCGCAACTCGACGCTCGCCGCGAGCGGTAGCACACTCGGCACGGGCGGATGGTGCATGGCGAGGATCGTGCCCAGCGGTGCGGGCTGCGCCAGTTGCTCCCGGAGCCAGGCGAGCTGTGCCGGGCGCAGCTCGCCGTGATGCGCCCCGGGGACGGTCGTGTCGAGCGTGATCAGGCGGAGGCCGTCGATCTCGTCGACCCGGTCGAAGGGGGTCGTGGCAGGGTCCGCATCCAGCAGGCGCGCGCGGAACGCGCCGCGCTCGTCGTGGTTGCCCATCACCCAGAACACGGGCGCCTCCAGCTGCCGGGCGAACGGCTCGACGAGCCCGCGCAGGGCGGTGTACGCATCCGCCTCACCCAGATCGACGAGGTCACCCGTGAAGACGATGCCGTCCGGACGGATGCCGCTCGCCTCGATGCGCCCGAGAGCCCGCTCGAGCAGGCGGAGTCCG
Proteins encoded:
- a CDS encoding stealth conserved region 3 domain-containing protein; protein product: MVSLSALPADPHPWAALLTREDVVLESGMLHLRHDDLSPHDAHLADLAMIADALTDAGVEPLLVRHGLRDEAVVVDVADQDRAWAAVTGLCTREPVYVKPKGLSTVPAPDHAPRRGAPSALRVFRPRLAGSLRYGASYGVRLEFWRFGDETVEAPHANALTRRIIAAADLERVTIRRHGRTWQSLRGMFDPHPNEMVDDIDMVFSWVDGSSSEFQRQRAAQMAGYVVGEGDDGPARYRHVDELRYALRSVHMYAPWVRRIFIATDSPTPAWLADHPRVTVVRSEEFFADTSVLPIHNSHAVEAQLHRIDGLAEHFLYSNDDMFFGRPVAPELFFSPAGISKFVECDVRIGTGPNAPHRSGHDNALRVNRELLRERFGRTITHDLEHCATPLRRSVMAELEQTFAEDFARTAASRFRSATDISVTNSLYHYYAAFTGRAVATTAPRTRYYQTTMAESLRRMSRLSERRDVDMFCLNDGGSAEVPEEVRVRVVTELLERMFPVRAPWELPAVSAGSGWERSEASVQR
- a CDS encoding phosphodiesterase; this translates as MRAGEYPAAERVLLHLSDTHLRAPGPKLFDRVDGLRLLERALGRIEASGIRPDGIVFTGDLVDLGEADAYTALRGLVEPFARQLEAPVFWVMGNHDERGAFRARLLDADPATTPFDRVDEIDGLRLITLDTTVPGAHHGELRPAQLAWLREQLAQPAPLGTILAMHHPPVPSVLPLAASVELRDQRALADVLRGSDVRAIIAGHLHYSTFATFAGIPVSVASSTCYAQDLTVPVGGTRPQDGSQAYNLVHVFAETVVHSVVAVDAPHPLEYIDPVEAQRRLHSAGIAQDVSAGRTPPTAPIPILR